GAAAAATCGAGCATACACAATAATCCCTACTAGacagctgacaatcagatgattgaTCATCTGTCAGGAAGTGCTGTAGGAAAGTCACATCAGGGCGCAGTACGAATATCCCATCAGGTTTGCTCTAGCAGTATGATAAACCTGATAGGTTTGGCTGTATACGTGTGACTTCAGACATGATGTAAACATTTGTCATGGCGGAGGCATCATGCCGGATGTAAACATTCGTCAGAGCGGAGGCATCATGCCGGATGTAAACAATTGTCAGAGCGGAGGCATCATGCCGGATGTAAACAATTGTCAGGGCGGAGGCATCATGCCTGATGTAAACATTAGTCAGGGCGGAACCATCAAACATGATGTAAACATTAGTCAGGGCGGATCCATCAAACCGGATGTGCAAATCAATCACAGAGGATGCAtcataataaataaaacatatacagatagatgtatataaaaattcgtttattattcaatatatgtGCACTTTTATATAGTACTTATGATAAAAGACTATAAAAATATCTCAAAACGtccaattaaatatatatatcacATTATTTATTCTCACTTagttttacttatttacttatatatctgattacttttttttttcgtttcttgaaataaagtatatttacattatttttttatttttacctatttacgtatatatcacattgcttttctttatgtattcattaaaatttcatttctttaaaaAGCTAATAATTGTTTGTCTTTTCATTCTCAGGTACTTAtgataaaaaactataaaaaatatatatattgcattatttattataacttttacttatttaaatgtGTAGATCATTACTTTTTTTAAGGATTCAGTATTCATAAAaatgtaatttctttaaaaaaaaacataaattgcatttttatatcagattgcttttctttatgtgttcattattaattaaaatttcatttcttttaaattttgttcacaaCATGTTTTGTCAAAAAGGCTTTTATTTATTAGTCAATTGTCCTTTTTGTCTCAGGTAGTTATGATAAAAgctatataaaaaattcaattaaatattgggactaaattaaaaaatatttcgaaaacttaaaaaacttcatttaaatatcacattattctaacttaaaaaaagtaactgactaacttaaaaatattacgaaaacttaAAAACTTCGTTTGTATATTACATTAGCCTAACTTAAAAACAGTAAATAATTAACTTCAATATATtcccatatgtatttaattagcgagctttgctcatattgctttatacaatggtttttgtaattgatattagagaaaaattgtaagtttacaaacggcgatggttactaggacatgtttctgaatttcacttcttcatcagctagctttttcgggagctgagcgttgaactcgagtctccaacattcatatcagtgcaagccttttttagctgctacgccatatgaatgttccgttgttcgctgtacaattggtctctaagagttgccttttttgtttatattccttttgatcaccatgtaggcacatacactctgtatgtagtttattcctaatggtgtggatatgatttttaggcgtgcttttgaaagcttagtaacatttgttcggatttttacagtatttgtttttttaatacttccgctgttactattatatcaatatgatcatatgtatttaattagcgagctttgctcatattgctttatacaatggttttgtaattgatattagagaccaattgtacagcgaacaacggaacattcatatggcgtagcagctaaaaaaggcttgcactgatatgaatgttggagactcgagttcaacgctcagctcccgaaaaagctagctgatgaagaagtgaaattcagaaacatgtcctagtaaccatcgccgtttgtaaacttacaatttttctctaatatcaattaaatatattccgcaaactaaaaaaattcaaaaacatataaaaaaccgaaaattcaAAAGCTTTTTGCCGAATTTCCTTTGTGCCATCCTGTGGTGGCTGAGTTCAACCGCCTTTCTCATTCCTTTTTCATACGATGCATGTCCTTGGTGTATGAATACATCTAAAAACGTACCAAAAATCAATATAGGAATACAATCTATAATACATCTCTCTTTATAACATCTTACCGCGAAGAAATGTCTCGAACAAGGAAAGCTTTTGGAGACTTTTCTTTCCAGCTGCTCCCGCCCAGTTGTACTCTTCCATCAACGTGTCACTAAAAATTTCTTTAACTACTCGGGGTATGTCCTCTGAAATGCCCTTAATTTTGAATATATGAGCCTTCTAAAGTATGAAAGCGAAATTAAATTATGGTAAAAGATAACTTTTTGGGTCAAATTACCATTGCTACAGCATACTCCTCTACCTTCAATCTTTCTTCTACCCTTAGAACCTCTAATACATTCTGGAGAGGCAATGCGCTGGCAACTTCATCCATGTACTTGTCTCTGACTTCCCCAGTAATTTTGCACACAGAGCTTTCCACCTTCTTCAGCGTCACCTTGCACTCTCGCATTAAGTGCTGTTGCGCCAAAACTTCACTCTTCGGTACCGCCTGTTTAAAATGAAGGTTTATTGTTGAAGTATATATATTAACAAGAAACGAGTTGAAAATCGGTGTTACAAAATATTATATGCTCAGATGTGAGCTTTAGCAACAAAGTAGTTTGGTTGAGATATGGTCGGTACCTTTTTtcgttatcagcccaattctcaaTGTTTTTCCGGAGAGATTTTGCCCGTTCTCCATACAAAAATGGTTGAGAATGGCAAATTTTTGTATGAAGAACGGGAGAAATCTCCCCGGGAAAAggatggtacccaccgaaatttgggccaaaattttcgagtgaggtatcaaaagacgcgtattcacgtctagatcaagaatccgaaagcggaagttaactttttttatccattcaaaagatattaacgaaaaaccaaaaaaagaccccggcccctccgaaaccgggggtgggatccatagtatttttgcgcagaac
The Eurosta solidaginis isolate ZX-2024a chromosome 5, ASM4086904v1, whole genome shotgun sequence DNA segment above includes these coding regions:
- the LOC137252179 gene encoding uncharacterized protein, whose amino-acid sequence is MLEPTKLKSTWQDLMEAVPKSEVLAQQHLMRECKVTLKKVESSVCKITGEVRDKYMDEVASALPLQNVLEVLRVEERLKVEEYAVAMKAHIFKIKGISEDIPRVVKEIFSDTLMEEYNWAGAAGKKSLQKLSLFETFLRDVFIHQGHASYEKGMRKAVELSHHRMAQRKFGKKLLNFRFFICF